One Salvia splendens isolate huo1 chromosome 12, SspV2, whole genome shotgun sequence genomic window carries:
- the LOC121757891 gene encoding secreted RxLR effector protein 161-like, whose product MKDLGKAKKILGMEITMDREGDKLWLTQKQYLTKVLQRFGINDNSKPVSTPLAPHLKLSSQLSPKTEDEREYMAKVPYANAVGSLMYAMVCTRPDISQAVGIVSRYMHDPGNGHWQAVKWILRYIKDTVDIGLLFEQDKSLGHFAVGYCDSDYAGDLDKRRSTTGYLFTLANAPVSWKSTLQSTVALSTTEAEYMAITEAVKEAIWLHGLLKELEEEIVIRKVPTLENLADMLTKVVTRAKFEHCLDLVNILRFGASA is encoded by the exons atgaaggatttggggaaAGCCAAGAAGATTCTCGGTATGGAGATTACAATGGATAGAGAGGGAGACAAGCTTTGGCTGACACAGAAGCAGTATTTGACCAAAGTACTACAGCGTTTTGGTATAAATGATAATTCCAAACCTGTAAGTACCCCGCTTGCTCCTCATTTGAAACTTAGTTCTCAGTTATCTCCAAAAACGGAAGACGAACGAGAATATATGGCGAAAGTTCCCTATGCTAACgcagttggaagcttgatgtatgcaatggtgtgtacaagaccagacattTCACAGGCCGTTGGTATTGTAAGCAGATACATGCATGATCCAGGAAATGGTCATTGGCAAGCTGTGAAATGGATTCTGCGGTATATCAAAGATACTGTAGATATTGGTTTGTTGTTTGAGCAGGATAAGTCACTTGGTCATTTTGCagttggatattgtgattccgactatgctggtgatttggataagcGAAGATCTACTACTGGCTATTTGTTCACTTTAGCGAATGCGCCAGTTAGTTGGAAGTCTACCTTGCAGTCAACGGTAGCTTTGTCTACGACAGAGGCAGAGTACATGGCCATTACTGAAGCTGTGAAGGAGGCAATTTGGCTTCatgggttgctgaaagaattag aagaggaaattgtcATCAGAAAGGTTCCGACTTTGGAGAATCTTGCAGATATGTTGACCAAGGTGGTGACAAGAGCcaagtttgaacattgtttAGACTTGGTTAATATTCTGCGATTTGGAGCTAGCGCTTAA
- the LOC121758324 gene encoding transcription factor bHLH25-like yields MDNSAFRNLADLEMGSSFHYESFEQPFVYDDDRPLKQLRTSYHVPSALQFDAIPTYYDHKLVSMMKPKEEEEFVVSEPVARLSSTHHSLAERKRREKLSQRFVALSALIPGLKKMDKTSILGDAIVHMKGLEERVKGLEERARKRSIEPVVFNIKKEEGGDDDDFPLIRARFCDKELLVSVHCRRGRGVFEKIVGEVENMQFCVVNSSLMSYGDSCLSITLIAEKEDEKDNMNIEKLVENLRGLLKMIL; encoded by the exons ATGGATAATTCAGCCTTCAGAAACTTAGCTGATTTG GAGATGGGGTCTTCATTTCATTACGAATCTTTCGAGCAACCATTTGTATACGATGATGATCGGCCACTGAAGCAGCTCAGAACGAGCTACCACGTCCCAAGTGCTCTTCAGTTTGACGCTATCCCAACTTATTATGACCACAAACTGGTCAGCATGATGAAGCCTAAAGAGGAAGAAGAGTTCGTCGTGTCTGAGCCAGTAGCTCGTTTGTCATCTACGCACCATTCTTTAGCGGAGAGGAAGAGGAGAGAGAAGCTCAGCCAGAGGTTTGTAGCCTTGTCTGCTCTGATCCCTGGACTGAAGAAg ATGGACAAGACTTCTATTTTGGGAGATGCGATTGTGCATATGAAGGGTTTGGAGGAGAGAGTGAAGGGGTTGGAGGAGAGAGCTAGGAAGAGAAGCATTGAACCAGTGGTGTTTAATATCAAGAAAGAGGAaggcggcgacgacgacgaTTTTCCACTGATTAGGGCAAGGTTTTGTGATAAAGAGCTGCTGGTTAGTGTTCACTGCCGGAGAGGGAGAGGTGTGTTTGAGAAAATTGTTGGTGAAGTTGAGAATATGCAGTTTTGTGTTGTTAACAGCAGCCTTATGAGTTATGGGGATTCTTGTCTGAGTATAACGCTTATTGCTGAG AAGGAGGACGAAAAAGACAACATGAACATTGAGAAGCTTGTGGAGAATTTACGAGGTCTTCTCAAAATGATCTTGTGA